A DNA window from Haladaptatus cibarius D43 contains the following coding sequences:
- a CDS encoding amino acid permease, whose product MAKKLERDLGLGAVFAISIGAMIGSGIFILPALALEIAGPAVIFAYLLAGVLVVPAALSKSEMATAMPEAGGTYIYIERGMGPILGTIAGVGTWFSLSFKSALALVGGVPYLVLLFDLPVKPVALGLAAFLILVNMLGAKQTGRLQVGIVVVMLAALGWFVAGSAGSTQTTNYEPFFVGGLEGLLAATGLVFVSYAGVTKVASVAEEVEDPGKNIPLGILGSLAFTTLLYVAIVAVMVGVTEAGSIAGSDTPVAVAAEATLGQAGVWAVIGAAILALVSTANAGVLSSSRYPFAMSRDKLAPPSFATISDRFGTPVSAITLTGVVVLLLIAFVPILEIAKLASAFQILVFVLVNLAVVAFRHGAADYEPVFESPLYPWMQGFGVISGLLLLTQMGLVPLVGAAVIIVGSIIWYVVYARPRIEREGVATDVVRRRVGKNVLAETETLMTGESVTERNGNEILVALTRDVELERERSLLRLAADLARPDDGRLVVVRFDEVPDQAPLDHAAEVQSPADVRFEEQTDTLADELDVEVEYGEIVSHDTKRAIVNFASERDVSAVVAEHERLRLRSRLLADPIDWVVRHAPCDVLLVENRGYDRPQQVVLSSEGGPYDPTTVAVADAIARETGGRVTLQFSMADGQSNQRQQTIEEYQAELAELLSASVSANVVRSDGGDNVPNPEVVIRRGVVTRVWGGSDSQERTAVDCTEVTVYPHESRRPGLLRRLVDRLVF is encoded by the coding sequence ATGGCAAAGAAGCTCGAACGGGACCTCGGACTCGGTGCAGTGTTCGCTATCAGTATCGGCGCAATGATTGGTAGCGGTATCTTCATTCTCCCTGCATTGGCGCTCGAAATCGCAGGGCCAGCGGTGATTTTCGCGTACTTGCTCGCCGGGGTGCTAGTCGTCCCGGCCGCCCTCTCGAAATCCGAAATGGCGACCGCAATGCCGGAAGCAGGCGGCACGTACATCTACATCGAGCGTGGAATGGGACCGATTTTGGGGACGATTGCGGGCGTCGGAACGTGGTTTTCCCTCTCGTTTAAGAGTGCGCTCGCACTCGTCGGCGGGGTGCCGTACCTCGTCCTGCTGTTCGACCTGCCGGTGAAGCCGGTTGCACTCGGACTTGCGGCGTTTCTCATCCTCGTAAACATGCTCGGCGCGAAACAGACCGGCCGACTCCAAGTCGGCATCGTCGTCGTCATGCTCGCGGCGCTCGGCTGGTTCGTCGCGGGAAGCGCCGGAAGCACACAGACGACCAACTACGAGCCGTTTTTCGTCGGAGGCTTGGAAGGGCTGCTGGCCGCAACGGGACTCGTGTTCGTCTCGTATGCCGGAGTGACGAAAGTCGCAAGCGTCGCGGAGGAAGTCGAAGACCCGGGGAAAAATATTCCATTGGGAATTCTCGGGTCGCTGGCGTTCACGACGTTGCTGTACGTCGCAATCGTCGCCGTCATGGTCGGTGTAACCGAGGCAGGAAGTATCGCAGGGTCGGATACCCCGGTGGCGGTCGCCGCAGAAGCGACGCTCGGGCAAGCCGGTGTGTGGGCAGTCATCGGCGCGGCAATCCTCGCACTGGTATCGACCGCGAACGCTGGCGTCCTTTCGTCGTCGCGCTACCCCTTTGCCATGAGCCGCGACAAACTCGCTCCGCCCTCGTTTGCGACGATAAGTGACCGTTTCGGCACCCCGGTTTCCGCTATCACGCTGACCGGAGTCGTCGTACTGTTGCTCATCGCCTTCGTTCCAATCCTCGAAATCGCCAAGCTAGCCAGCGCGTTCCAGATTCTCGTATTCGTACTGGTGAACCTCGCCGTCGTCGCCTTCCGTCACGGAGCCGCCGACTACGAACCCGTGTTCGAATCGCCGCTCTACCCGTGGATGCAGGGCTTCGGCGTCATCAGCGGCCTGCTGTTGCTCACACAGATGGGACTCGTCCCGCTCGTGGGAGCGGCGGTTATCATCGTCGGGAGCATCATCTGGTATGTAGTTTACGCGCGCCCACGCATCGAGCGCGAGGGGGTCGCCACGGACGTTGTCCGGCGTCGGGTCGGCAAAAACGTCCTCGCGGAAACGGAGACGCTGATGACGGGAGAATCGGTCACCGAACGGAACGGAAACGAGATACTGGTCGCACTCACACGAGACGTCGAGTTGGAACGCGAGCGGTCGCTACTGCGGCTTGCCGCCGACCTCGCCAGACCGGACGACGGCCGCTTGGTCGTCGTCCGATTCGACGAGGTTCCCGACCAAGCACCGCTCGACCACGCCGCAGAAGTCCAGTCACCGGCGGACGTTCGGTTCGAAGAACAGACAGATACGCTCGCCGACGAACTAGACGTCGAGGTCGAGTACGGTGAAATCGTCAGTCACGACACGAAGCGCGCTATTGTCAACTTCGCAAGCGAGCGCGACGTGTCCGCAGTCGTCGCGGAACACGAACGACTTCGTCTGCGGTCGCGGCTGTTGGCCGACCCAATCGACTGGGTCGTCCGACACGCTCCGTGTGACGTGTTACTGGTCGAAAACCGCGGTTACGACCGACCACAGCAGGTCGTCCTCTCCAGCGAGGGTGGCCCGTACGACCCCACGACGGTCGCCGTGGCCGACGCCATCGCGCGTGAAACTGGCGGACGCGTCACCCTCCAGTTCAGCATGGCGGACGGCCAATCAAATCAGCGCCAACAGACGATAGAGGAGTATCAGGCGGAACTCGCCGAACTGCTCTCTGCATCGGTGTCCGCAAACGTCGTCCGGTCGGACGGTGGCGACAACGTCCCGAATCCCGAGGTCGTCATCCGTCGTGGCGT